In Chryseobacterium turcicum, a single window of DNA contains:
- a CDS encoding HlyD family secretion protein gives MKQDILDNIELRSESVQEILTEPPHWMFRWGNTIIFIILLLILVMSYIIKYPEFVPAPIVVTSQNPPEKIEARSSSKIEKIFIKDHQKVKKGDVMMVLQSTANYQDVLKLKKLVDSIASDQLLTFPVKEASHFKLGELQGDYNNFAKAFQDENLFTRLQPYAPENIATNLSISESKSRIANLKQQKNLEVAKAELSRKSYQRSQELFNQGVIAAVELESEKIKYLQAQQSLENLNISLSQLQESISNFNKTKSGTAINIEKDKITYSSQTLQLFEQLRKSLKQWEQSYLIISSTDGMASFQQFYGENQFVKAGDPILSVLPDRTEQLVGRMSVPTVNSGKIIPGEKVLIKLENYRFQEYGIIEGKVQNISLIPDDKGNYYVDVVLPKGLKTSYNKTLKFDKELRGNAEIVTQDLRLIERFFYQIRKLLGYQY, from the coding sequence ATGAAGCAAGACATTTTAGACAACATAGAACTTCGCTCAGAAAGCGTTCAGGAAATACTTACCGAGCCACCACATTGGATGTTCCGATGGGGAAATACAATTATATTTATCATATTATTGCTCATTCTGGTGATGAGTTACATTATTAAATATCCGGAATTTGTTCCGGCTCCTATTGTTGTAACTTCTCAAAATCCACCTGAAAAAATTGAAGCAAGAAGCAGTTCGAAAATCGAAAAAATATTTATTAAAGATCATCAAAAAGTAAAAAAAGGGGATGTAATGATGGTTTTGCAGTCTACAGCAAATTATCAGGATGTTTTAAAACTTAAAAAACTTGTAGACTCTATCGCTTCAGATCAGCTGCTTACTTTCCCAGTGAAAGAAGCTTCTCATTTTAAATTAGGAGAGCTTCAAGGAGATTATAATAATTTTGCAAAAGCTTTCCAGGATGAGAATTTATTTACTCGTTTGCAACCTTATGCTCCTGAAAATATAGCCACCAATCTGAGTATCTCAGAATCTAAAAGTAGAATTGCTAATTTAAAGCAACAAAAAAATCTGGAAGTCGCCAAGGCTGAGCTTTCCCGCAAAAGTTATCAGCGGTCTCAAGAATTATTCAATCAAGGGGTAATTGCAGCAGTAGAACTTGAAAGTGAGAAAATAAAATATCTTCAGGCTCAGCAAAGCTTAGAAAATCTAAACATTTCTCTTTCTCAATTGCAAGAAAGTATTTCTAATTTTAATAAAACGAAAAGCGGAACAGCAATCAATATCGAAAAAGATAAAATCACGTATTCGTCGCAAACTCTTCAGTTATTTGAGCAGTTGCGAAAATCTTTAAAACAGTGGGAACAGAGCTATCTCATTATTTCGTCAACTGATGGTATGGCTAGTTTTCAACAGTTTTATGGTGAAAATCAGTTTGTGAAAGCAGGCGACCCTATATTATCTGTTTTACCAGACCGCACAGAGCAATTGGTGGGTAGAATGTCTGTACCGACCGTCAATTCAGGGAAAATTATTCCGGGAGAGAAGGTATTAATTAAACTAGAAAATTACCGTTTTCAGGAATATGGAATCATCGAAGGAAAAGTACAGAATATCTCACTTATTCCCGACGATAAAGGAAATTATTATGTAGATGTTGTATTGCCAAAAGGTTTAAAAACATCTTACAACAAGACGCTGAAATTCGACAAAGAACTAAGAGGAAACGCTGAAATTGTAACTCAGGATTTAAGGTTGATTGAAAGATTCTTTTATCAGATTAGAAAATTATTGGGCTATCAATATTAA
- a CDS encoding GNAT family N-acetyltransferase: MKIISVRQNPEYIEKAIQYFQKSWSEISPIIYEDCISNSIDAEQFLPQWYLLEKDEEIIGCAGLITNDFISRMDLYPWLCAMFIDGNHRGNHYGQLLINKAKEDTKSGGFKYLNLCTDHIGFYEKYDFKYIGQGYHPWEEESRIYQIEV; encoded by the coding sequence ATGAAAATAATATCTGTAAGACAAAATCCTGAATATATAGAAAAAGCAATTCAATATTTCCAGAAAAGCTGGTCTGAAATTTCGCCTATAATTTATGAAGATTGTATATCGAATAGTATTGATGCAGAACAGTTTTTGCCTCAGTGGTATTTATTGGAAAAAGATGAAGAAATAATTGGTTGCGCCGGATTAATCACTAATGATTTTATCAGTAGAATGGATTTGTATCCTTGGCTTTGTGCCATGTTTATTGATGGAAATCACAGAGGAAATCATTACGGTCAACTTTTGATTAACAAAGCTAAAGAAGATACAAAATCGGGAGGTTTTAAGTACCTGAATCTATGTACAGATCATATTGGGTTTTACGAAAAATATGACTTCAAATATATCGGACAAGGTTATCATCCTTGGGAAGAAGAATCTAGAATTTATCAAATCGAAGTATAA
- a CDS encoding CusA/CzcA family heavy metal efflux RND transporter produces the protein MLDKIIKFSIKNKIVVGIMTLLLIIWGVWSATRLPIDAVPDITNNQVQIITVCPTLAGQEVEQLVTFPIEQSIANIPDIEETRSISRFGLSVITVVFKEDVDVYFARQLINEKLKEAAEEIPKGIGQPELAPVSTGLGEVYQYILHPKKGSENKYTSQELRTMQDWIVRRQLNGTPGIAEVNSFGGELKQYEVAIDPNRLKAMGVSVTDIFTSLEKNNQNTGGAYIDKKPNAYFIRGIGVVTSLEDIKNIAIKNNTGSVPIFIKDVADVRLGSAVRYGAMTFNGKVDAVGGIVMMLKGANSNEVVNLVKDKIPTIQKSLPSDVVIEPFLDRTDLVGRAINTVEKNLIEGALIVIFVLVLFLGNFRAGLIVASAIPLALLFALGMMNVFGVSANLMSLGAIDFGLIVDGAVIIVEATLHHLGLRKSTQKLTQAEMDEEVFLSASKIRNSAAFGEIIILIVYIPILTLVGVEGKMFTPMAKTVGFAILGALILSLTYIPMMSALFLSKTPSTKENFSDKMMRKLQNIYQPLLQKALRLKYIIVSATVVLFTISILIFSRMGGEFIPQLQEGDFAYHCILPQGSSLTQSVETSMQASRIIKQFDEVKMVVGKTGSAEVPTDPMPPEATDMIIVLKPQKEWKTKKSYDELADEISEKLENIPGVFFEKNQPIQMRFNELMTGIRQDVAVKIFGENLDSLAIYAEKVNKVIQNVEGVTTPQIERVSGLPQINVEYDRTRMANYGLNIEDVNNTLSTAFAGKSAGLVFENERRFDLVVRLDSIHRTNIDDVNNLMISTNSGNQIPLSQVANISYKLGPAQISREEGKRRIVIGFNVKDRDVESVVKEIQAKLDDKVKLPSGYYFTYGGQFENLQAASKRLMIAVPVSLLLIFMLLYFTFKSLKQAALIFTAIPMSAIGGVFALIIRDMPFSISAGIGFIALFGVAVLNGIVLIGTFNQLEKDGETDILKRVFEGTKARLRPVLMTAAVASLGFLPMAISTGAGAEVQKPLATVVIGGLITATFLTLFVLPMLYIIFNTKLRRKDIKMKPITTVIILGFLFLGQTLSAQTIKIVSIEQATEMALNNNYSIQSKDLDIKVSESLKPTANELPKMDLNAQLGQYNSPKFDQSFSISQSIPFPTLFKARKELIAQEIKGKQINKEVTVNELAKQVRTYFYQIEYLHYNQAKLLKLDSLYQDFIRIATVRFNAGDIKKIEISTAETQKGEINLLLNQNKIYLNNAYKNLKTLLNTDDNIQISFNKNYEPLKAEYVLDSTAIANHPTVKAFYQEMEIADKNKNVEKSQGLPEFSLGYTNQSIIGFHTLNGQEKYFNSGNRFSVANIGIAIPLTFGATKARIQSLEYQKQMAETNAKQQQKQLTAQLENALGQYQQDIQQYQYYVEQALPNAEKIVKAGQLGYKTGEISYVEYLFALQTATNIQLKYLESIQQVNQSVITINSLINK, from the coding sequence ATGTTAGATAAAATCATAAAATTTAGCATCAAAAATAAAATTGTCGTTGGGATAATGACTTTATTATTGATAATTTGGGGCGTGTGGAGTGCAACCAGATTACCGATTGATGCTGTACCCGATATTACAAATAATCAGGTGCAAATAATCACAGTTTGTCCTACACTTGCTGGGCAAGAAGTAGAGCAGCTGGTTACTTTCCCCATTGAGCAAAGCATTGCCAATATTCCGGATATTGAGGAAACAAGAAGTATCTCCAGATTTGGACTATCTGTAATCACTGTAGTTTTCAAAGAAGATGTTGATGTATATTTTGCACGTCAACTTATTAACGAAAAACTAAAAGAAGCTGCTGAAGAAATTCCTAAAGGAATTGGTCAGCCAGAACTTGCTCCTGTAAGTACAGGGTTGGGAGAGGTTTATCAATATATTCTGCATCCGAAAAAGGGGAGTGAAAATAAATATACTTCGCAAGAACTGCGTACAATGCAGGACTGGATTGTAAGAAGACAATTGAATGGTACTCCGGGAATTGCAGAAGTCAATAGTTTTGGAGGTGAGCTAAAACAATATGAAGTAGCTATTGACCCCAATCGATTAAAAGCAATGGGGGTAAGTGTGACCGATATTTTCACTTCATTAGAAAAAAACAATCAAAACACAGGTGGGGCGTACATTGATAAAAAACCAAATGCCTATTTTATCCGGGGAATCGGGGTGGTAACTTCTTTGGAAGATATAAAAAATATTGCCATAAAAAATAATACAGGCAGCGTTCCAATTTTTATAAAAGATGTTGCGGATGTAAGGTTAGGAAGCGCAGTACGTTATGGAGCGATGACATTCAATGGTAAAGTAGATGCAGTAGGCGGTATTGTAATGATGCTGAAAGGTGCCAATAGTAATGAAGTGGTTAATTTGGTAAAAGATAAAATTCCTACGATTCAAAAATCTTTGCCCAGTGATGTTGTTATCGAACCGTTTTTAGACAGAACAGATTTGGTGGGAAGAGCCATCAACACCGTTGAAAAAAACTTAATCGAAGGTGCATTGATTGTCATTTTTGTTCTTGTATTATTCTTAGGAAATTTTAGAGCTGGGTTAATTGTAGCTTCTGCGATTCCATTAGCATTGCTTTTCGCTTTAGGAATGATGAATGTTTTTGGGGTAAGTGCAAACCTGATGAGCCTTGGTGCGATTGACTTTGGGTTAATTGTTGACGGTGCGGTTATCATTGTGGAAGCTACCCTTCATCATCTAGGACTCAGAAAATCGACTCAAAAATTAACGCAGGCTGAAATGGATGAGGAAGTTTTTCTTTCCGCTTCAAAAATCAGAAACAGCGCAGCGTTTGGAGAAATTATTATCCTTATCGTTTACATTCCGATTTTAACTTTGGTTGGAGTAGAAGGTAAAATGTTTACACCGATGGCAAAAACAGTAGGTTTTGCAATTTTAGGAGCTTTGATTTTATCATTAACTTATATTCCGATGATGAGTGCTTTGTTTTTATCTAAAACACCCTCTACAAAAGAAAACTTTTCGGATAAAATGATGCGGAAATTGCAGAATATTTATCAGCCTTTATTACAAAAAGCATTACGATTAAAATATATTATCGTTTCGGCTACAGTCGTATTATTTACCATCAGTATTTTAATATTCAGCAGAATGGGAGGTGAGTTTATTCCACAATTACAAGAGGGAGATTTTGCATACCATTGCATTTTACCACAGGGAAGTTCATTGACGCAAAGTGTAGAAACATCGATGCAGGCATCAAGAATCATTAAGCAATTTGACGAAGTGAAAATGGTGGTAGGGAAAACAGGTTCAGCCGAAGTTCCTACAGACCCGATGCCACCGGAAGCCACCGATATGATTATTGTTTTAAAACCACAAAAAGAGTGGAAAACTAAAAAATCTTATGATGAATTAGCAGATGAAATCTCTGAAAAGCTGGAAAATATTCCAGGGGTTTTCTTTGAAAAAAATCAACCGATACAAATGCGTTTTAATGAACTGATGACCGGAATTCGTCAGGATGTTGCTGTGAAAATTTTTGGTGAAAATCTAGATTCTCTTGCAATCTATGCGGAAAAAGTGAATAAAGTCATTCAAAATGTAGAAGGCGTAACGACACCGCAGATTGAACGAGTAAGTGGTCTTCCGCAAATCAACGTAGAATACGACAGAACAAGAATGGCAAACTACGGGTTGAATATTGAAGACGTAAATAATACGCTCAGTACAGCTTTTGCCGGGAAAAGTGCAGGTCTTGTATTTGAAAATGAGAGACGTTTTGACTTGGTAGTTCGTTTAGACAGCATTCACAGAACCAATATTGATGATGTGAATAATTTAATGATTTCTACTAATTCAGGAAATCAAATTCCGCTTTCGCAGGTTGCTAATATCAGTTATAAACTCGGTCCTGCACAGATAAGTCGTGAAGAAGGAAAACGTAGAATCGTCATCGGTTTTAATGTGAAAGACCGCGATGTGGAAAGTGTGGTGAAAGAGATTCAGGCAAAATTGGATGATAAAGTGAAACTTCCTTCAGGTTATTATTTCACGTATGGCGGGCAATTCGAGAATTTACAAGCAGCAAGTAAACGACTGATGATTGCGGTTCCTGTTTCTCTTTTATTAATCTTTATGTTGCTTTATTTTACTTTTAAATCTTTAAAACAAGCCGCTCTGATTTTTACTGCTATTCCTATGAGTGCCATTGGTGGAGTTTTTGCATTAATTATTCGGGATATGCCATTCAGTATCAGCGCAGGAATTGGTTTTATTGCATTGTTTGGTGTTGCCGTTTTAAATGGAATCGTTTTAATAGGAACATTCAACCAATTAGAAAAAGATGGCGAAACCGATATTTTGAAACGTGTTTTTGAAGGAACTAAAGCAAGGCTTCGTCCGGTTTTGATGACTGCAGCTGTAGCATCTTTAGGATTTTTGCCAATGGCGATTTCCACCGGAGCGGGTGCGGAAGTTCAGAAACCTTTGGCAACCGTCGTTATTGGCGGATTGATAACGGCAACTTTCTTAACATTATTCGTTTTACCAATGCTTTACATTATTTTCAATACAAAATTGAGAAGAAAGGATATAAAAATGAAACCTATAACGACCGTGATTATTTTAGGGTTTTTATTTTTAGGACAGACATTATCAGCTCAAACCATAAAGATAGTATCCATTGAGCAGGCAACAGAAATGGCGCTGAACAATAACTATTCAATACAATCAAAAGATTTGGATATTAAAGTTTCTGAAAGCCTGAAACCAACAGCCAACGAACTTCCAAAAATGGATTTGAATGCACAATTAGGACAATACAACAGCCCGAAATTTGACCAGTCGTTTTCCATTTCGCAAAGTATACCATTTCCTACTTTATTTAAAGCAAGAAAAGAACTTATCGCGCAGGAAATTAAAGGAAAGCAAATTAATAAAGAAGTTACAGTTAATGAACTTGCAAAACAGGTAAGAACTTACTTTTATCAAATTGAATATCTGCATTACAATCAGGCTAAACTCTTGAAACTAGATAGTCTTTATCAGGACTTTATCAGAATTGCAACGGTAAGATTTAATGCCGGAGACATCAAAAAAATAGAAATAAGCACTGCAGAAACACAGAAAGGAGAGATTAACTTGTTACTAAATCAGAATAAAATCTATCTAAATAATGCCTACAAAAATTTAAAAACACTTCTGAATACGGATGATAACATTCAAATATCTTTTAATAAGAATTATGAACCTTTGAAAGCTGAATACGTTCTAGATAGTACAGCCATTGCTAACCATCCGACGGTAAAAGCTTTTTATCAAGAAATGGAAATTGCCGATAAGAACAAAAACGTGGAAAAGTCACAAGGTTTACCCGAATTCAGTTTAGGATATACGAATCAGTCGATTATTGGTTTTCATACGCTGAATGGTCAGGAAAAATATTTTAATTCAGGAAACCGTTTCAGTGTTGCCAACATTGGAATTGCAATTCCTTTAACTTTCGGAGCAACCAAAGCAAGAATTCAATCGCTGGAATATCAGAAACAAATGGCGGAAACGAATGCCAAACAGCAACAAAAGCAGTTGACAGCTCAGTTAGAAAATGCATTAGGTCAATATCAACAAGATATTCAGCAATACCAATATTACGTTGAGCAAGCTTTACCGAATGCTGAAAAAATTGTGAAAGCGGGACAGCTTGGCTATAAAACCGGAGAAATCTCTTACGTTGAGTATTTATTTGCTTTGCAGACTGCCACCAATATTCAGCTGAAATATCTGGAGTCTATACAACAGGTCAATCAGTCTGTCATTACCATTAACTCTTTAATCAACAAATAA
- a CDS encoding Crp/Fnr family transcriptional regulator: MLRTNLTFLDFITKLYEKQERKEDVILKQFAKGQKLLIQNDNSSKVMLMKEGIAKCYFSEENDKEFILEFLGNGEIMGEIECIRNTPCLCNIEAMTHVSVYALSVPYFRELLKNNLELNALLVDAFAERIVNTSKRASFQQLYTVEHSLRKLLDLQSEQDIQLSKEDLAAYLGISVRSLNRSLKNLEG, from the coding sequence ATGCTACGTACCAACCTGACATTTTTAGACTTTATTACCAAACTTTATGAGAAGCAGGAGCGAAAAGAAGATGTGATTTTGAAACAGTTTGCAAAAGGGCAAAAGCTTTTAATTCAGAATGACAATTCGTCCAAAGTCATGTTGATGAAAGAGGGGATTGCAAAATGCTATTTCAGTGAAGAAAATGATAAAGAATTTATTCTTGAATTTTTAGGAAATGGCGAAATTATGGGCGAAATAGAATGTATTAGAAATACTCCTTGTTTATGCAATATTGAAGCGATGACCCATGTTTCTGTGTATGCATTGTCGGTTCCATACTTTCGCGAACTTTTAAAAAATAATTTAGAACTCAATGCTCTACTTGTTGATGCTTTTGCAGAGCGCATTGTGAATACTTCAAAGCGGGCATCTTTTCAGCAGCTCTATACGGTTGAACACAGTTTGCGAAAGCTTTTAGACCTTCAGTCAGAACAGGATATTCAACTTTCCAAGGAAGATTTGGCAGCGTATTTGGGGATTTCTGTAAGAAGTTTAAATAGAAGTCTGAAGAATTTGGAGGGGTAA
- a CDS encoding four helix bundle protein, producing the protein MKYNIIQQKSYEFALKSVAIYKKIITENKEYVLSKQFLRSSTSIGANIEETIGAQSDKDFLSKISIAYKEARETHYWLRLLKDSHYISENDAIEMLSLCDEILRIIGEIQITIKNRNS; encoded by the coding sequence ATGAAATACAATATTATACAGCAAAAAAGTTATGAATTTGCTCTGAAATCTGTTGCTATTTACAAGAAAATAATAACAGAAAATAAAGAATATGTGCTATCCAAACAGTTTCTTAGAAGTAGCACTTCTATTGGTGCCAATATTGAAGAAACGATAGGTGCACAGAGCGACAAGGACTTTTTATCTAAAATTTCTATTGCATACAAGGAGGCTAGAGAAACGCATTATTGGTTACGATTATTAAAAGATAGTCATTATATTAGTGAAAATGATGCTATTGAAATGTTAAGTCTTTGCGATGAAATTTTGAGAATTATTGGTGAAATTCAGATTACGATAAAAAATCGTAATTCGTAA
- a CDS encoding CatA-like O-acetyltransferase, with protein sequence MKQLINQNSWKRKDHFQFFSKFEEPFFGVTINIDCTLAYQQAKAKGNSFFLYYLYRALKAANAIENFRYRIIDKEVYLFDQINASATINRPDETFGFSYIDYDKNEELFIKNAKEEIVRVQQSTGLIPAGSGENVIHFSAVPWLDFTSLSHARSFTFPDSCTKISFGKVTESNGKKLMSVSIHAHHGLMDGFHIGLFAEKFQELMNEI encoded by the coding sequence ATGAAACAACTTATTAATCAAAATAGCTGGAAAAGAAAAGACCATTTCCAGTTTTTCTCAAAATTTGAAGAACCTTTTTTTGGAGTAACCATCAATATAGATTGTACTTTAGCTTACCAACAAGCGAAAGCAAAAGGTAACTCTTTTTTTCTTTATTATCTGTACAGAGCTTTAAAAGCTGCTAATGCAATAGAAAATTTCCGCTATAGAATTATTGATAAAGAAGTGTATTTGTTTGACCAAATCAATGCTTCTGCAACCATCAACAGACCCGATGAAACCTTTGGTTTTTCTTATATAGACTATGATAAAAATGAAGAATTGTTTATCAAAAATGCAAAAGAAGAAATTGTAAGAGTACAGCAATCTACAGGTTTAATTCCTGCAGGTTCGGGAGAAAATGTTATTCATTTTTCGGCTGTTCCGTGGTTAGATTTTACTTCACTTTCTCACGCAAGAAGCTTTACATTTCCGGACAGCTGTACCAAAATCTCGTTCGGTAAAGTAACCGAGAGCAATGGTAAAAAATTAATGTCCGTTTCCATTCATGCACATCACGGTTTGATGGATGGTTTTCATATCGGATTATTTGCTGAAAAGTTTCAGGAACTGATGAATGAAATCTAA
- a CDS encoding DUF6660 family protein, whose product MKFLRLIMMFYFIALLIMPCSDVKAQPVENSYSQVSLNTEDPHSDITDDGCSPFCFCSCCQITVTAFKMEPFSELPVQVKTYFSKKILFDRNNIAYQLYDHIWQPPKI is encoded by the coding sequence GTGAAATTTTTAAGGCTTATAATGATGTTTTATTTCATTGCACTGCTCATCATGCCGTGCAGTGATGTAAAAGCACAGCCTGTTGAGAATAGTTACAGTCAAGTCTCACTAAATACTGAAGACCCTCATTCTGATATTACAGATGACGGCTGTTCTCCATTTTGTTTTTGCAGTTGTTGCCAGATTACGGTAACGGCTTTTAAAATGGAACCTTTTTCAGAACTTCCTGTTCAGGTTAAAACTTATTTTTCAAAGAAAATTCTTTTCGATAGAAATAATATTGCCTATCAGCTCTACGACCATATTTGGCAACCTCCCAAAATTTAA
- a CDS encoding efflux RND transporter periplasmic adaptor subunit, which translates to MKKNIIYTAFIFAFLVSCGKKETTAEPEGEVKTEQTEEHSEEAPQTIASLTDEQIKSVGVTLGKIEMKELTSTIKANGALRVPNNNKATITSMYGGIIKTLNVQIGDFVRKGQVIASISNPEYIQLQEQFLMVKSKISFAEQEYRRQKELFDNDAGAKKNLQSSDAELKTLRTQKASLQRQLQIMGINPANVNNGNLRSGLVITSPISGTVSNISAQIGSYVDISSPVADVIDNGSLHLDLQVFEKDLPKMKVGQIVHFKLTNNPETEYDAKVYSIGSSFENESKTISVHCSVTGNKTGLIDGMNITGIVSLDKSTTPAVPSEAIVEADSKYYIFIKTNKKPEEHSHSEEKGEHTDEKKAHEKESKTVNFEKIEVVKGSSDMGYTAITTVNEIPADAEVVTKGAFFVNAKLSNSGDHAH; encoded by the coding sequence ATGAAAAAAAATATCATTTATACTGCTTTTATCTTTGCTTTTCTGGTAAGTTGTGGCAAAAAAGAAACAACTGCAGAACCTGAAGGTGAAGTTAAAACCGAACAAACCGAAGAACATAGTGAAGAAGCACCACAAACGATTGCCAGTCTTACCGACGAGCAAATAAAAAGTGTCGGGGTTACCTTAGGAAAAATCGAAATGAAAGAATTGACTTCCACGATTAAAGCTAATGGCGCATTAAGAGTTCCAAACAATAATAAAGCCACAATCACTTCGATGTATGGCGGAATTATCAAGACCCTGAATGTTCAGATTGGAGATTTTGTAAGAAAAGGTCAGGTCATCGCATCCATCAGCAATCCTGAATATATTCAATTACAAGAGCAATTTCTTATGGTGAAAAGTAAGATTTCGTTTGCCGAACAGGAATACAGAAGACAAAAAGAACTCTTCGATAATGATGCCGGGGCAAAGAAAAACCTACAAAGTTCTGATGCCGAACTGAAAACTTTACGAACGCAAAAAGCCTCTTTACAAAGACAACTTCAGATTATGGGAATCAACCCTGCAAATGTGAATAATGGCAATCTGCGCTCAGGTTTGGTTATTACCTCTCCAATCAGCGGAACGGTTAGTAATATTTCTGCACAAATAGGAAGCTATGTGGATATCTCGTCACCCGTTGCCGATGTGATTGATAATGGTTCTTTGCATCTTGATTTACAGGTTTTTGAAAAAGATTTACCTAAAATGAAAGTAGGACAAATTGTTCATTTTAAACTGACCAACAACCCGGAAACCGAGTACGATGCAAAGGTTTATAGCATCGGTTCATCTTTTGAAAATGAAAGTAAGACTATCTCTGTACATTGTTCTGTCACAGGAAATAAAACCGGATTAATCGATGGAATGAATATCACAGGAATTGTAAGTCTTGATAAAAGTACAACACCAGCAGTTCCTAGTGAAGCGATTGTAGAAGCAGACAGCAAATATTATATTTTCATTAAAACCAATAAAAAACCTGAAGAGCATTCTCATTCTGAAGAAAAAGGCGAACATACAGATGAAAAGAAAGCTCACGAAAAAGAATCTAAAACCGTCAATTTTGAAAAAATAGAAGTTGTAAAAGGATCTTCTGATATGGGATATACGGCAATTACAACCGTTAACGAAATTCCTGCTGATGCAGAGGTGGTTACAAAAGGTGCATTTTTTGTCAATGCCAAATTATCAAATTCTGGAGACCACGCACATTAA
- a CDS encoding GNAT family N-acetyltransferase, which produces MNIKYRNLLPCESKDYRKIRLESLKEFPEAFCANYQETLNIRKLTLEDDIEKQTINKFVHGVFANQELIGICTFVKSDENIGNIYQMYVQKGFQGKNIGLNLIQETIKEATKRYGYLEIFLEVSIHNLKAKNFYLKAGFEKIQQTDDSEDILMQYKKLTNNS; this is translated from the coding sequence ATGAATATTAAATACCGAAATCTTTTACCGTGTGAAAGTAAAGATTACCGAAAAATCCGGCTGGAAAGCTTAAAAGAATTTCCGGAAGCTTTTTGTGCAAACTATCAGGAAACATTGAATATAAGAAAACTTACTTTAGAAGACGATATTGAAAAACAGACAATCAACAAATTTGTACATGGTGTTTTTGCCAATCAAGAATTAATCGGTATATGTACTTTTGTAAAAAGCGATGAAAACATAGGAAATATTTATCAAATGTATGTTCAGAAAGGTTTTCAGGGAAAAAATATTGGGTTGAATTTAATTCAGGAAACCATAAAAGAAGCCACAAAACGATACGGTTATTTAGAAATTTTCCTCGAAGTATCTATTCATAATCTAAAAGCTAAAAATTTTTATTTAAAAGCTGGTTTTGAAAAAATTCAGCAAACTGATGATTCAGAAGATATTTTAATGCAATATAAAAAATTAACTAATAATTCTTAA